One region of Streptomyces sp. CG4 genomic DNA includes:
- a CDS encoding subtilase-type protease inhibitor yields MRNTARWAAALGFAAVAVCGPLTGAAVAAPSVAPSSLYAPSALVLTTAHGSDAATATPERAVTLTCAPTASGTHPAAAHACAELNGIGGDLADLKADPGVWCTQLYNPVVVTVQGVWQGKRVAYERTFGNSCMRDATGAGVFAF; encoded by the coding sequence ATGCGGAACACCGCGCGCTGGGCAGCGGCCCTCGGCTTTGCTGCCGTCGCCGTCTGCGGACCCCTGACCGGGGCCGCCGTCGCTGCACCCAGCGTCGCCCCGTCGTCGCTCTACGCCCCCTCGGCGCTGGTCCTCACGACCGCCCACGGCAGCGACGCGGCCACGGCCACTCCGGAGCGCGCCGTCACCCTGACCTGCGCGCCCACGGCCTCCGGAACCCACCCGGCCGCGGCCCATGCCTGCGCCGAACTGAACGGCATCGGCGGCGACCTCGCCGACCTGAAGGCCGACCCGGGTGTGTGGTGCACCCAGCTGTACAACCCGGTCGTCGTCACTGTGCAGGGCGTCTGGCAGGGCAAACGCGTCGCGTACGAGCGCACGTTCGGCAACTCGTGCATGCGGGACGCCACGGGCGCCGGCGTCTTCGCCTTCTAA
- a CDS encoding RICIN domain-containing protein produces MPTPQPPRPPYPPPGGDPGESDESLAGPLRAGSDAEGSRSAALLMARHWQSAHDYAVVCLALSGPLAHMVTATAFHQVLGRLALGEPAEALRPRLLVAVRDTVVNWSGTDRITAVLPGLGKPAGGRGMRAAKTLIPENRALSDRSFHALPRLEQALLWHIEVEAEPITVPAGLLGLDVDSAAAALEQAREKFREGLVRSHRELAPGTECRYYNRLLDVPIRRGGALLPDVQEHLSACSYCRHAAEQLGHADAALGVLLAEAVLGWGARRYLDSRPGRRPDPARGGSRRSGGRRRGGGKPGLLTRAALPGARRRGEDRSRVRTPGSRGRRRGGEEPGPLARVTGPGWSSRTLLSGVGVASAGLLATVLAIILWPDGGDGTDPVASTSAVPGTSAHRSPPPSATAPGTAGLPAAGRPTRLRNVAADLCLDIKGTPKAGAATVLAGCSSALTQQWTYDADGLLRSAADSGLCLDSHADAGVVILGSCADAGSKRGDDVRYDATVQGELLPRWDRTLALAGSAETAGADVVVKVRDGSAGQRWVTDAPSASPGSLSTAGTDGPSARPTRPPAKDA; encoded by the coding sequence GTGCCCACCCCCCAACCCCCTCGTCCTCCCTATCCGCCGCCCGGCGGCGACCCCGGGGAGTCGGACGAATCGCTCGCCGGTCCGCTACGGGCCGGATCCGACGCGGAGGGCTCCCGGTCCGCCGCCCTGCTGATGGCCCGGCACTGGCAGTCGGCGCACGACTACGCCGTCGTCTGCCTGGCCCTTTCCGGTCCGCTCGCGCACATGGTCACCGCCACCGCTTTCCACCAGGTCCTCGGCCGGCTCGCCCTTGGCGAACCCGCCGAGGCGCTGCGTCCCCGGCTGCTCGTGGCAGTCCGGGACACGGTCGTCAACTGGTCCGGCACCGACCGCATCACCGCCGTACTGCCCGGACTCGGGAAACCCGCCGGGGGCCGCGGTATGCGCGCTGCGAAGACCTTGATACCGGAAAACCGCGCCCTCTCCGACCGCTCATTTCACGCTCTTCCCCGGCTGGAACAGGCGCTGCTCTGGCACATCGAGGTCGAGGCCGAACCGATAACCGTTCCCGCCGGGCTGCTCGGTCTCGACGTCGACAGCGCGGCGGCCGCGCTGGAACAGGCCCGCGAGAAATTCCGGGAAGGCCTGGTGCGCTCCCACCGGGAACTCGCACCCGGTACGGAATGCCGCTACTACAACCGGCTGCTCGACGTTCCGATCCGCCGCGGCGGCGCCCTCCTGCCCGACGTCCAGGAGCATCTGTCCGCCTGCTCCTACTGCCGGCACGCCGCCGAGCAACTGGGCCACGCGGACGCGGCGTTGGGCGTGCTGCTCGCCGAGGCCGTGCTCGGCTGGGGCGCCCGCCGCTACCTCGACTCCCGCCCAGGCCGCCGCCCCGACCCCGCCCGCGGCGGCTCCCGGCGCTCCGGCGGACGCCGCCGCGGCGGCGGCAAGCCGGGCCTGTTGACCCGCGCCGCACTGCCCGGCGCGCGGCGGCGGGGCGAGGACCGGTCCCGGGTCCGGACCCCGGGGTCCCGCGGCAGGCGGCGCGGCGGCGAGGAGCCCGGACCGCTCGCCCGGGTCACCGGCCCCGGCTGGTCCTCCCGGACGCTGCTCTCCGGAGTCGGCGTGGCCTCGGCCGGACTGCTCGCGACCGTCCTCGCGATCATCCTCTGGCCGGACGGCGGCGACGGCACCGACCCGGTCGCCTCCACCAGCGCCGTCCCGGGCACCTCCGCCCACCGGTCCCCGCCGCCCTCCGCCACGGCCCCGGGCACCGCGGGACTGCCCGCCGCCGGCCGCCCCACCCGGCTGCGCAACGTCGCCGCCGACCTGTGCCTGGACATCAAGGGCACCCCCAAGGCCGGGGCGGCCACGGTGCTCGCCGGCTGCTCCTCGGCGCTCACCCAGCAGTGGACGTACGACGCCGACGGGCTGCTGCGCAGCGCGGCCGACTCGGGGCTGTGCCTGGACTCGCACGCGGACGCGGGCGTGGTGATCCTCGGCAGCTGCGCCGACGCCGGCTCGAAGCGGGGCGACGACGTGCGCTACGACGCCACCGTGCAGGGCGAGTTGCTGCCCCGCTGGGACCGCACTCTCGCCCTCGCCGGCTCCGCCGAGACCGCGGGCGCCGACGTGGTCGTCAAGGTCCGGGACGGCTCCGCCGGCCAGCGCTGGGTGACCGACGCGCCCTCGGCGAGCCCCGGCTCCCTCTCGACCGCGGGCACGGACGGCCCCTCCGCCCGGCCCACCCGGCCGCCGGCGAAGGACGCCTGA
- a CDS encoding toxin Doc produces MPSVIHIDVPWLLQRHEEVLPDQPAVDDFSALVAAVARHRVDPPRLGVDSDPAWRAAALLDTLAVLKPLPAANARFACATAVAYMFVSGVGIDPPYGALVDLARDLISGKTDVYGAADRLRSWQI; encoded by the coding sequence ATGCCCTCCGTCATCCACATCGACGTCCCGTGGCTGCTCCAGCGCCACGAGGAGGTTCTGCCCGACCAGCCCGCGGTCGACGACTTCTCCGCGCTGGTCGCCGCCGTCGCCCGGCACCGCGTGGATCCGCCCCGGCTCGGCGTGGACTCCGATCCCGCCTGGCGGGCCGCCGCCCTGCTGGACACCCTCGCCGTGCTCAAGCCGCTGCCCGCGGCCAACGCCCGGTTCGCCTGCGCCACCGCCGTGGCCTACATGTTCGTCAGCGGCGTCGGCATCGACCCGCCCTACGGCGCCCTCGTCGACCTCGCCCGTGATCTGATCTCCGGCAAGACCGACGTGTACGGCGCGGCCGACCGGCTGCGCTCCTGGCAGATCTGA
- a CDS encoding methylated-DNA--[protein]-cysteine S-methyltransferase has product MNTRTVHTVHPSPLGDLLLTGAVAPSGLTLTSLSMPGQRGAPAVRTGDRDDAPFAEAHRQLDAYFTGRRTRFELPLAATGSPFQRAVWEALDHIPYGTTTTYGELAARLGVPRADLRAVGRALGDNPLLLLRPCHRVIGADGSMRGYAGGVERKVWLLTHEGALQPALV; this is encoded by the coding sequence ATGAACACCCGCACCGTCCACACCGTCCACCCCAGCCCGCTGGGTGACCTGCTGCTGACCGGGGCGGTCGCGCCGTCCGGGCTCACGCTCACCTCGCTGAGCATGCCCGGGCAGCGCGGTGCGCCCGCCGTCCGCACGGGGGACCGCGACGACGCGCCGTTCGCCGAGGCGCACCGGCAGCTGGACGCCTACTTCACCGGTCGCCGCACCCGGTTCGAGCTGCCGCTCGCCGCCACCGGCAGCCCGTTCCAGCGGGCGGTGTGGGAGGCCCTCGACCACATCCCCTACGGCACGACGACCACGTACGGCGAGCTGGCCGCCCGGCTGGGCGTGCCGCGCGCCGACCTGCGCGCGGTCGGCCGGGCCCTCGGGGACAACCCCCTGCTGCTTCTGCGCCCCTGTCACCGGGTGATCGGCGCGGACGGCTCGATGCGCGGGTACGCGGGCGGGGTCGAGCGCAAGGTGTGGCTGCTCACCCACGAGGGCGCCCTGCAGCCGGCTCTGGTGTGA
- a CDS encoding glycoside hydrolase family 2 TIM barrel-domain containing protein, with amino-acid sequence MTVTRRSVLVAATATPAAGALPGIPAAPAADAAEASAAGRRTVPLRDGWRFALAGQDGITDPTGAYARAADPGYDDSAWREVAVPHDWSIEQTPTTDHGTTSGTGFLPGGLGWYRLAFTLPPAYAGKRIAVEFDGVYMDSHVYCNGTEAGHHPYGYTGFALDLTPLVHTDGSTPNVLAVKVQNQLPSSRWYSGSGIYREARLVLTEPVHVARWGTCVTTPEISSGSALVRVATTVLNESGTGTDVRLLSRITGPDGRTVARTATTVAVSEQATETHELTVKQPLLWDIATPEHRYTLHTELRVAGRTTDTYETPFGIRGYRFDPDEGFSLNGAHTKIKGVDLHHDQGALGAAISVDAVRRQMRIMKSMGVNALRTSHNPPSPQMIQVCEELGIVMMVEAFDCWRTGKTTYDYGRFFDEWCEKDATEMVLAARNSPAVVLWSIGNEIPDSTSTAGLAMADRIIGAIKAADATRPVVIGSDKYHGVPAAGSPADLMLAKLDGLGLNYNTAKSVDALHARYPHLFLFESESSSETSTRGTYQEPEHLNTGENHTPGRRETSSYDNNLAPWTLSGEYGHKKDRDRKWLAGQFLWSGIDYIGEPTPYDVFPVKASFFGAVDTAGFPKDMYHLFRSQWTTEPMVHLLPMNWNHEEGETVEVWAYANVPSVELFLNGKSLGVRDFDVKQTTDGRGYLETTEATGDDKTFTDGPYPGSYTSPNGSAGKLHLTWKVPYQPGELKAVARRDGTVVATDVLRTAGAAHAVRLTADRDSLAADGRSLVFVTADIVDAHGVVVPDAEHLITFDVTGGSLAGVDNGREESAERYQASTRTAFHGKALAIVRSGTRPGPLQVTARADGLRTGTVQAHTTPASEPARTPAADFKPGHPEPLNYPCADASYSGRPDTLPAAMLDGDPATGWSNAFAKPATALLPAFTGARAKDWVSVDFGRNRVFDQVAVSFTVDATHALPAQIEAAVWDGHAYVPVTGAKVGWATASDTPTVLAFTALRGSRLRLTLTSAHPGETKGAVRISRLDV; translated from the coding sequence ATGACGGTAACGCGCCGATCGGTTCTGGTCGCCGCCACCGCGACACCCGCGGCCGGAGCGCTGCCGGGCATTCCCGCGGCCCCGGCCGCCGACGCCGCCGAGGCGTCCGCCGCCGGACGCCGGACCGTGCCCCTGCGGGACGGCTGGCGTTTCGCCCTGGCCGGCCAGGACGGCATCACCGACCCGACCGGCGCCTACGCACGGGCCGCCGATCCCGGCTACGACGACTCCGCCTGGCGCGAGGTCGCCGTCCCGCACGACTGGAGCATCGAACAGACCCCCACCACCGACCACGGCACCACCAGCGGCACCGGCTTCCTGCCCGGCGGCCTCGGCTGGTACCGGCTCGCCTTCACCCTCCCGCCCGCCTACGCCGGCAAACGGATCGCGGTCGAGTTCGACGGCGTCTACATGGACTCCCACGTCTACTGCAACGGCACGGAAGCGGGCCACCACCCCTACGGCTACACCGGCTTCGCCCTCGACCTCACCCCTCTCGTGCACACCGACGGCAGCACCCCCAACGTGCTGGCGGTCAAGGTGCAGAACCAACTGCCCAGCAGCCGCTGGTACTCCGGCAGCGGCATCTACCGCGAGGCCCGGCTCGTTCTCACCGAACCGGTGCACGTGGCCCGCTGGGGCACCTGCGTCACGACGCCCGAGATCTCGTCCGGCAGCGCCCTGGTCCGGGTGGCGACGACGGTGCTCAACGAGTCGGGCACCGGCACGGACGTACGGCTCCTGTCCCGGATCACCGGCCCCGACGGCCGCACGGTCGCCCGCACGGCCACCACGGTCGCCGTCTCCGAGCAGGCCACCGAAACCCATGAACTGACCGTCAAACAGCCTCTGTTGTGGGACATCGCAACCCCGGAGCACCGCTACACCCTGCACACCGAGCTGCGCGTCGCGGGCCGCACCACGGACACGTACGAGACACCCTTCGGTATCCGCGGCTACCGCTTCGACCCCGACGAGGGCTTCTCCCTCAACGGCGCCCACACCAAGATCAAAGGCGTCGATCTGCACCACGACCAGGGCGCGCTCGGCGCCGCGATCAGCGTCGACGCGGTGCGCAGACAGATGCGGATCATGAAGTCGATGGGCGTCAACGCCCTGCGCACCTCCCACAACCCGCCCTCGCCGCAGATGATCCAGGTCTGCGAGGAACTGGGCATCGTGATGATGGTGGAGGCCTTCGACTGCTGGCGCACCGGCAAGACGACGTACGACTACGGCCGGTTCTTCGACGAGTGGTGCGAGAAGGACGCCACCGAGATGGTGCTGGCCGCCCGGAACTCGCCGGCCGTCGTCCTGTGGTCCATCGGCAACGAGATCCCCGACTCCACCTCCACGGCCGGGCTCGCCATGGCCGACCGGATCATCGGCGCGATCAAGGCCGCCGACGCCACCCGCCCGGTGGTCATCGGCTCGGACAAGTACCACGGTGTGCCCGCCGCCGGCTCCCCGGCCGACCTCATGCTCGCCAAGCTCGACGGCCTCGGGCTCAACTACAACACGGCCAAGTCGGTCGACGCCCTGCACGCCAGGTACCCCCACCTGTTCCTCTTCGAGTCCGAGTCCTCCTCGGAGACCTCGACCCGGGGAACGTACCAGGAGCCGGAGCACCTCAACACGGGCGAGAACCACACTCCCGGCAGGCGGGAGACCTCCTCCTACGACAACAACCTCGCCCCCTGGACGCTGAGCGGCGAGTACGGGCACAAGAAGGACCGGGACCGCAAGTGGCTCGCGGGGCAGTTCCTGTGGTCCGGCATCGACTACATCGGCGAGCCCACCCCGTACGACGTCTTCCCGGTCAAGGCGTCCTTCTTCGGCGCGGTCGACACGGCCGGCTTCCCGAAGGACATGTACCACCTGTTCAGGAGTCAGTGGACGACCGAGCCGATGGTCCATCTGCTGCCGATGAACTGGAACCACGAGGAGGGCGAGACGGTCGAGGTGTGGGCGTACGCGAACGTGCCGTCGGTCGAGCTGTTCCTCAACGGAAAGTCCCTCGGCGTACGGGACTTCGACGTCAAGCAGACCACCGACGGGCGCGGCTACCTGGAGACCACCGAGGCCACCGGCGACGACAAGACCTTCACCGACGGCCCCTACCCGGGCAGTTACACCAGCCCGAACGGCAGCGCGGGCAAGCTGCACCTGACGTGGAAAGTGCCGTACCAGCCGGGCGAGTTGAAGGCCGTGGCCCGGCGGGACGGAACGGTGGTCGCCACCGATGTGCTGCGCACGGCCGGCGCCGCCCACGCCGTACGCCTCACCGCCGACCGCGACTCCCTTGCCGCGGACGGCCGTTCGCTGGTGTTCGTCACCGCCGACATCGTCGACGCGCACGGCGTGGTGGTGCCCGACGCCGAGCACCTCATCACCTTCGACGTCACCGGCGGCTCCCTGGCCGGGGTCGACAACGGCCGCGAGGAGAGCGCCGAGCGCTACCAGGCGAGCACCCGCACCGCGTTCCACGGCAAGGCCCTCGCCATCGTCCGCTCCGGCACCCGGCCGGGCCCGCTGCAGGTCACCGCGCGGGCGGACGGCCTGCGCACCGGCACGGTGCAGGCGCACACCACCCCGGCGAGCGAGCCGGCCCGTACCCCGGCGGCGGACTTCAAGCCCGGCCACCCGGAGCCGCTCAACTACCCCTGTGCGGACGCCAGTTACTCCGGACGCCCGGACACCCTGCCCGCCGCGATGCTGGACGGCGACCCGGCCACCGGCTGGTCCAACGCCTTCGCCAAGCCGGCCACCGCGCTGCTGCCCGCGTTCACCGGGGCGCGTGCCAAGGACTGGGTGTCGGTGGACTTCGGACGCAACCGCGTTTTCGACCAGGTGGCCGTCTCCTTCACGGTGGACGCCACCCACGCGCTGCCCGCGCAGATCGAGGCGGCGGTGTGGGACGGCCATGCCTACGTGCCGGTGACGGGCGCGAAGGTGGGCTGGGCCACGGCCTCGGACACCCCGACCGTGCTCGCCTTCACCGCCCTGCGCGGCTCCCGGCTCCGGCTGACCCTGACGAGCGCCCACCCGGGGGAGACGAAGGGGGCGGTGCGCATCAGCCGACTCGACGTCTAG
- a CDS encoding SpoIIE family protein phosphatase — protein sequence MSRVYPFDDAGTARAVIDDDGTLVEWNEGARRLLGHPADAVLGRPAARLLAGDDTLVLPTGTRWEGTVGLRHRDGRTVLVWLLAHHRPPHDGQGGSWLLVTPLTGAEPPAEDDPLAEAGLVQSPCAVAVYDAELRLRRMNDAMAEIVGLPRERLRGLRPTEIGGRPQSEDLEEGMLRVLTTGRPLDVHTFQHTGGEDHAHAWLARMAPVRDARGRVRGVCVAAHDVTDNHRARQRLQLVNEASVRIGSTLDVTRTAQELADVCVPALADFVTIDLLDPQEYGGEPPARVTAPVTLRRAAHRSVLAEVPEAVRDPGETEEYPPGSPQADSLTAGHTIIASAGDMLSWLTWNTTRGGRVRRFGIHSTMSVPVRARGLTLGVAVFTRHRRPDPFTADDRLLAEEITTRAAVCIDNARRYSRERETALALQRSLLPRTLPHTAALQASSRYLPAARTGVGGDWFDVIPLSGMRVAMVVGDVVGHGVEASATMGRLRTAVRTLADIDLAPDELLTHLDDLVVRLAEESGVDGRPGELGATCLYAVYDPVSRRCTLARAGHPPPVLLRPGGRPQLLELPAGPPLGLGGLPFESTELALPEGTVLALYTDGLVTSGERDGDTSRALLYEVLAGRADSLDETCDRVLRALLPPGGAADDVALLLARTRGLPATQVATWDVPADPALVAPIRKQAVERLDSWGLSEAAFTTELVVSELVTNAIRYGAHPIRLRLIHDDATTLICEVSDSSPTAPHLRRAKTFDEGGRGLLLVAQLTQRWGSRHTPDGKTIWAELPLYEEPLYGEEG from the coding sequence ATGAGCCGGGTCTATCCGTTCGACGACGCGGGGACGGCCCGGGCGGTCATCGACGACGACGGGACGCTGGTCGAGTGGAACGAGGGGGCGCGCCGTCTGCTCGGCCACCCGGCGGACGCGGTCCTGGGCCGCCCCGCCGCCCGGCTCCTGGCCGGGGACGACACCCTGGTCCTGCCGACCGGAACCCGTTGGGAGGGAACGGTCGGATTGCGCCACCGGGACGGGCGTACCGTCCTGGTCTGGCTGCTCGCCCACCACCGGCCACCGCACGACGGACAGGGCGGCAGCTGGCTCCTGGTCACTCCGCTGACCGGCGCGGAACCGCCCGCCGAGGACGACCCGCTCGCCGAGGCGGGCCTGGTCCAGTCGCCGTGCGCGGTCGCCGTGTACGACGCGGAGCTGCGGCTGCGCCGGATGAACGACGCGATGGCCGAGATCGTCGGCCTGCCGCGGGAGCGCCTGCGCGGGCTGCGGCCCACGGAGATCGGCGGCAGGCCGCAGAGCGAGGACCTGGAAGAGGGCATGCTCCGGGTGCTGACCACGGGACGGCCACTGGACGTGCACACCTTCCAGCACACCGGCGGCGAGGACCACGCCCACGCCTGGCTCGCCCGGATGGCTCCGGTCAGGGACGCGCGGGGCCGGGTGCGCGGCGTGTGCGTGGCCGCGCACGACGTCACCGACAACCACCGGGCCCGGCAGCGGCTGCAGCTGGTGAACGAGGCGAGCGTACGCATCGGCAGCACCCTCGACGTCACCCGTACGGCGCAGGAGCTGGCGGACGTGTGCGTGCCCGCGCTCGCCGACTTCGTCACCATCGACCTGCTGGACCCGCAGGAGTACGGCGGCGAGCCCCCGGCCCGCGTGACGGCGCCGGTCACCCTGCGCCGGGCCGCCCATCGGTCGGTCCTCGCCGAAGTGCCGGAGGCGGTGCGCGATCCGGGGGAGACCGAGGAGTACCCGCCCGGCTCGCCCCAGGCGGACTCGCTGACCGCGGGCCACACCATCATCGCCTCCGCGGGCGACATGCTGTCGTGGCTGACCTGGAACACCACGCGGGGCGGGCGGGTGCGCCGATTCGGCATCCACTCCACGATGTCGGTGCCCGTCCGGGCCCGCGGGCTCACCCTCGGCGTGGCGGTCTTCACCCGGCACCGGCGCCCGGACCCGTTCACCGCGGACGACCGGCTGCTCGCCGAGGAGATCACCACCCGGGCCGCCGTCTGCATCGACAACGCCCGCCGCTACTCCCGGGAGCGGGAGACCGCGCTCGCGCTGCAGCGCAGCCTGCTGCCCCGCACCCTGCCGCACACGGCCGCCCTGCAGGCCAGCTCCCGCTATCTGCCGGCCGCCCGGACCGGGGTGGGCGGTGACTGGTTCGATGTGATCCCGCTGTCCGGGATGCGGGTCGCGATGGTCGTCGGGGACGTCGTCGGGCACGGCGTCGAGGCCTCGGCGACCATGGGCCGGCTGCGCACCGCCGTCCGCACCCTCGCCGACATCGACCTGGCCCCGGACGAGCTGCTCACCCACCTCGACGATCTGGTGGTGCGGCTGGCGGAGGAGTCCGGCGTCGACGGCCGCCCCGGCGAGCTCGGCGCGACCTGCCTGTACGCCGTGTACGACCCGGTGTCCCGCCGCTGCACCCTGGCCCGGGCCGGGCACCCGCCGCCCGTACTGCTGCGGCCGGGCGGCCGGCCGCAGCTGCTGGAGCTGCCCGCCGGTCCCCCACTGGGCCTGGGCGGGCTGCCCTTCGAGTCCACCGAGCTGGCCCTGCCCGAGGGCACCGTCCTCGCCCTGTACACCGACGGTCTCGTGACGTCCGGGGAGCGGGACGGGGACACCAGCCGGGCGCTGCTGTACGAGGTGCTCGCCGGGCGCGCGGACTCCCTCGACGAGACCTGCGACCGCGTGCTGCGCGCCCTGCTGCCGCCGGGCGGCGCCGCCGACGACGTGGCGCTTCTGCTCGCCCGCACCCGGGGGCTGCCCGCCACCCAGGTGGCGACCTGGGACGTCCCGGCCGACCCGGCGCTGGTCGCGCCGATCCGCAAGCAGGCCGTGGAACGGCTGGACAGCTGGGGGCTGAGCGAGGCTGCGTTCACGACGGAGCTGGTGGTCAGCGAGCTGGTCACCAACGCCATACGCTACGGCGCCCACCCCATCCGGCTCCGGCTGATCCACGACGACGCGACCACGCTGATCTGCGAGGTGTCCGACTCCAGTCCCACCGCCCCGCATCTGCGCCGGGCCAAGACCTTCGACGAGGGCGGCCGGGGCCTGCTGCTGGTCGCCCAGCTCACCCAGCGCTGGGGCAGCCGGCACACCCCGGACGGCAAGACGATCTGGGCGGAGCTGCCGCTGTACGAGGAGCCGCTGTACGGGGAGGAGGGGTAG
- a CDS encoding RNA polymerase sigma factor — protein MQDQAPVEDLARWAAAGDSAALDRLLLEIRPEVVRRCGRFLPCREDAEEAAQDVLLQVARHISRFEGRSRFSTWLFTVVANCCRQKYRELKRRAAEQPAAIEPTYAVDPRTTSVIAGSRVDLLEALERLERTHPHLVAPLVYRDICQLDYAEVAERVGIPLGTLKSRLHEARKQVRPWLAGG, from the coding sequence GTGCAGGACCAGGCGCCGGTGGAAGACCTCGCCCGGTGGGCCGCCGCAGGCGACAGCGCGGCACTGGACCGGCTGCTGCTTGAGATCCGGCCGGAGGTGGTGCGCCGCTGCGGCCGCTTCCTGCCGTGCCGCGAGGACGCCGAGGAGGCCGCACAGGACGTGCTGCTCCAGGTGGCCCGGCACATCTCCCGCTTCGAGGGCCGCAGCCGTTTCAGCACGTGGCTGTTCACGGTCGTGGCCAACTGCTGCCGGCAGAAGTACCGCGAACTGAAGCGGCGGGCCGCCGAGCAGCCGGCCGCGATCGAGCCCACGTACGCCGTCGACCCGCGCACCACCAGCGTCATCGCCGGTTCCCGCGTGGACCTGCTGGAGGCGCTGGAACGGCTGGAGCGCACGCATCCCCACCTGGTCGCGCCGCTGGTCTACCGGGACATCTGCCAGCTGGACTACGCCGAGGTCGCCGAGCGCGTCGGCATCCCCCTCGGCACCCTGAAATCGCGCCTGCACGAGGCCCGCAAACAGGTACGGCCCTGGCTGGCGGGCGGCTGA
- a CDS encoding serine/threonine-protein kinase: MHSLERIGRYRLERPLGTGAFATVWLAHDDELQAPVAVKVLAENWAHRLDIRDRFLSEARLLRRAGSNRVVQVYDIGELPDGRPYFVMEYADGGTLADLLAGGPLPVGQALALTAEAARAAAALHEAGIVHRDIKPTNVLLHTAPDGTRRVLLADLGLAKSLAQASVLTLAAGSAGYQPPEQAEPGEGIDERADVYSLGAVGYELVTGSVPGPPGRVAPPGRLRPDLGEDVAGALLRALEPDRARRWPGAQAFAHELDRLAAAAPAPRPARRLDGVRGRLNTVTLSLAALLAAAAAAAGVTVLLHRGGSPDEVRVTDSTGRVAVKVPAAFGHELRDSGWDPGALGLAKGHEPGLVVADDLSRWADLGAGVDGVFVGVSKHGDVTARVNALAHSGCRFSGSRSFTDADWHGLVRAWSGCPDGGSVTESALAPAKGAAQPQVYVQVRERGDKDATEEILRSLSVT, encoded by the coding sequence ATGCACTCCCTGGAGCGGATCGGCCGCTACCGCCTCGAACGTCCGCTGGGCACCGGCGCCTTCGCCACGGTGTGGCTCGCCCACGACGACGAGCTGCAGGCTCCGGTCGCGGTGAAGGTCCTCGCCGAGAACTGGGCCCACCGGCTCGACATCAGGGACCGCTTCCTGTCCGAGGCCCGGCTGCTGCGCCGGGCCGGCTCCAACCGCGTGGTGCAGGTCTACGACATCGGTGAACTGCCCGACGGCAGGCCGTACTTCGTGATGGAGTACGCCGACGGCGGCACCCTGGCCGACCTGCTGGCGGGCGGGCCGCTGCCGGTGGGCCAGGCGCTCGCGCTGACCGCCGAGGCCGCCCGGGCCGCCGCCGCGCTGCACGAGGCGGGCATCGTGCACCGCGACATCAAGCCGACCAATGTGCTGCTGCACACCGCCCCGGACGGCACCCGGCGGGTGCTGCTGGCCGACCTGGGGCTCGCCAAGAGCCTCGCCCAGGCCTCGGTGCTCACGCTGGCCGCGGGTTCGGCGGGCTATCAGCCGCCGGAGCAGGCCGAGCCCGGCGAGGGCATCGACGAGCGGGCCGACGTCTACAGCCTGGGCGCGGTCGGCTACGAACTGGTCACGGGAAGTGTGCCGGGCCCGCCGGGCCGGGTCGCACCGCCCGGGCGGCTGCGGCCGGACCTCGGCGAGGACGTGGCGGGGGCGCTGCTGCGCGCGCTGGAGCCGGACCGGGCGCGGCGCTGGCCCGGCGCGCAGGCGTTCGCGCACGAGCTGGACCGGCTGGCGGCGGCCGCACCGGCACCGCGGCCGGCGCGGCGGCTGGACGGTGTGCGCGGCCGGCTGAACACGGTGACGCTGTCGCTGGCCGCGCTGCTCGCCGCGGCGGCGGCCGCGGCCGGGGTGACCGTGCTGCTGCACCGTGGCGGCTCCCCGGACGAGGTGCGGGTGACGGACTCGACGGGGCGGGTGGCCGTCAAGGTGCCGGCGGCCTTCGGCCACGAACTGCGCGACTCCGGCTGGGACCCCGGCGCGCTGGGGCTCGCCAAGGGACACGAACCGGGGCTGGTGGTCGCCGACGACCTGTCCCGGTGGGCCGATCTGGGAGCGGGGGTGGACGGCGTGTTCGTCGGGGTCAGCAAGCACGGCGATGTGACGGCCCGGGTGAATGCCCTCGCGCACTCCGGCTGCCGCTTCTCCGGCAGCCGGAGCTTCACCGACGCCGACTGGCACGGGCTGGTGCGCGCCTGGAGCGGCTGCCCGGACGGCGGCTCGGTCACCGAGTCCGCGCTGGCCCCGGCGAAGGGCGCCGCGCAACCCCAGGTGTACGTACAGGTGCGCGAGCGGGGCGACAAGGACGCGACCGAGGAGATACTCCGTTCGCTGAGCGTGACCTGA